A window of Cellulosimicrobium protaetiae genomic DNA:
CACGACAGGCGCGAGACGGTCGGCAGCGAGAACGCGAGAGTCTTGCCGGAGCCCGTGCGGCCGCGGCCGAGGACGTCACGGCCCTTCAGCGAGTCGGGCAGCGTGGCGGTCTGGATGGGGAACGGGGAGTCGATGCCCTGGCGCGAGAGCTCGCGCACGACAGGGGTGGGCAGGCCGAAATCGGCAAAGGAAGTCACAGGTGATGGGCCTCTCGGGGCTCAAGGTCGGGGTCCGCCGCACGCAATCCGGGGGGATCTCCACGACGCGGGGCGCGCGGGATCGCGCTGCCCTCGAACCCACAGTCTCTCATGCCCGACGCCGGGCCCACGGGTGAGGTGCGTCTCGTCGCCGCCGGCGCGCGCCGCGTCCACCGCCGAACACGACATGGAGGACGTCACGAGCGTCGTCGCGACCGCCATGTCGTGCTCGACCGCGCGCGGAGTCGTTCTCGGCGGACTCCGAGCCGTCTGTGGTGGAATGTCGCGCGTGCACGCGCCGACGCCCTCCCTCGCCGTAGCCCGCGCCGTGCTGTCCGACGACGGCACCACCTCGGGCGGCGACGTCGCCTCTTCCGTGGGGGACGTCGTCGGGCAGGTGTGGGAGGCCGCGACGACGCCCGTCGCTCCCCCGTCGACCGCCGTCGTCGTCGCGATGGGCGCCCTCGCCCTGGCGGTCGTGCTCGTCACGCCGGTCTGGCGCGTCGCGCGCCACGTCGTGACCATCGCGCACGAGGCGTCGCACGCGCTCGCCGCGCTGCTCACCGGACGACGCCTGTCGGGCATCCGGCTGCACTCCGACACCTCCGGTCTCACCGTGTCGTCCGGACGGCCCCGCGGGTTCGGCATGATCCTCACGGCTTTCATGGGGTACGTCGGCCCGGGGCTCATCGGGCTCGGTGCCGCCGCGCTCCTGCGGCAGGGCTACGCCGTCGGGCTGCTGTGGCTGCTCGTCGTGCTGCTCGCCCTGATGCTGCTGCAGATCCGCAACTGGTTCGGGCTGTGGTCCGTGCTCGTCACGGGTGCCGCGCTCGTCGGCGTGTCGTGGTGGGCGACGCCCACCGTGCAGAGCGCCGTCGCCTACGCCGTGACGTGGTTCCTGCTGCTCGGCGCGGTCCGGCCCGTGCTCGAGCTGCAGAGCGAGCGGTCGCGGGGACGGGCGGCGACCTCCGACGCGGACATCCTCGCCCGCCTCACGCGCGTGCCCGGGCTGTTCTGGGTCGGGGTGTTCCTCGTCGTGACGATCGGCGCCGCCGTGCTCGGCGGGTCGTGGATCGTGGGGCCGGCCGCCTGATCGCCGTCGCCCCGGCCCCGCCCGTCAGCGCGGGAGCTGGGCGCGCACGCTGACCTGCAGCTCGTCCCGCACGTCCGGGCCGCGGAGCTCGACGTGCAGCACGACCCCCTCGTCGGTCCGGACGCACACCTGCGCGCCGTCGTCGAGGAGCGTGGCGGGCAGCGAGCTCCCCGGGACGTCCCGGGTGTCCCCCTGGGTCGCCTCGAGGCCCACGATCCGGTCCGCGCACGACGCGGGGTCGACGTCGCCGTCGACGAGCGTCGCACCCGAGAGGAAGGCGACCCGGTCGCCGTCCCACGCGATCTCTGGACGGACCTCGCGCGACGTCGGCTCGACCGTCTCCCCGTCCAGGTCGACCTCGGACCCGGAGACGACGACGAGGTGCTGCTCCGCGGGCGGCGCCGCGGAGTCGTGGGCAGCGCGCGCGGTCGGCGCGTCCACGGCGGGCTCCGCGTCCGGCGCGGGGGCCGCGCCACAGCCGGCGGCGAGTGCCGCCACGCCGAGCGCGGCGAGAAGGGTGGACGTGGCGGTCGTGGTCCTGGACGTCATCGTTCTCCCCCTTGCTCCCGGCCCGGTGGCCGGGTTCGGTTGATCGGGACAACCACGTCGGGGAGAGAGCGGCAGAGCGACGCCTTTGATACAGGCGCGGAGCACGACGACGGGCCGCCCGCCGGAGCGGACGGCCCGTCGTGCGACCGCAGACGCGCCTGGAGGAGGAGAGGGACGCGTAGAGATCGTCCGGCGCGGGCGCCGGTGGTGCCTGTGGGTCAGCCCTGAGGGGTCAGGACGAACGCCGGGCCCTGCGCGTTCGGGTCCGTGTCGAGCGTGAGGTTCGAGAGCGTCGGGGCCGTGGCGGACTCCACGAACACCTTCGCCTCGCCGTCCTCGACGACCGTGTCGTCGGGCTGCGGGGCGGGTACGAGCGCGAGCTCGAAGCTGCCCGCCTGGTCCGCGGACTCCGCGATCCGCAGACCGCCTCCCTCCGGGACACCGGCCTGGGTCTGCAGGTCGTGGACAGCGGTACGGGCGTTGTCGGTCAGGGTGAGCACGAGAGCTCCTCTCGTCGCCGGGCGGAGCCCTGCGGGACACGTCCGTGCGGCCCACGCCTGGCCGGCGTGGCCTGCCGTCGGTGCACCCTCCCGCGGGCTCCTCGGTCTTCTCCACCGAAACAAGAACGAGCGCGACTCGCAAGCGAATCGCCCGGTTCTCACCGAATTTCTCACGGAGCAAGACCGCGCGTGACAGCCTCCGACGACGCGCGTAAGGTCCGCGCCCGCGCGAGCCGCCGGTCGCCCGGGCCGAGTTCGGCAGTTCCTGCCCAGATCGGCAGTCCCGGCTGCCGATCTCGCCAGGAGCCGCCGATGTCGTCGCGAACTGCCGACCCGGGCGCGCGGGTAGCCTGTGCGTGGACACCCACTGGTGTCCAGGGCCTCTAGCTCAACTGGCAGAGCTGCGGACTTTTAATCCGTAGGTTGTGGGTTCGAACCCCACGGGGCCCACCCGGTCACGGACGCGGCGAAGCCTGCGGAACGGTGGCGTAGCGGCGCCCTCTGTTCACCTGCCATTGGTTGCGCTCCGCGCTGCGGGGCCGCACCGTCGGGTCATGGCGATCGAGGACGAGGACCGCGAGATCGACGTCGTGGTCGAGCGGATCAGTGCGCGCTTCCCGGACGTGCCGGTGGACGACGTCCGCGACCATGTGCTCGCGGAGCTCGGGCGGTACCAGACCGCGCACGTGCGCGACTTCGTCCCCGTCCTGGTGGAGAACGCGGTGTCGGACGTGCTGCGGTCGGGCAACCGCCCGCCACGCCCCGCGCGGAGGACACCGCGACCGGACCGATGAGTCCGCGTGTGGGTGACCGTCGGTAGGTTCACCGGCGGGTCGATCGACCCGCCCCGACGACGAGGAGCCCCGCATGTCCTTCCAGGCCTATCTCGACGCGGTCGAGGACAAGACCGGCCTCACCCCGCGCCAGCTCGTCGACCTCGCGCACGAGCGCGGGTTCGACGGGTCCACGAAGGCGACGCCGATCCTCGAGTGGCTCCAGACCGACTACGGCATCGGCCGTGGCCACGGCATGGCGATGGTCCACGTCATCACCAAGGGCCCGCAGATCTCCTCGAAGCACGTGGGGTCCGACGGCACGCACCGCGACGAGTCCGACACCCTGTGGCTCGACGGCAAGGCGACCAGGCCGGCCTGACGCAGCGGCCCGACGCCGGGTCACCGCGAGACCTGACCGCCCGGCCAGGGTCGCCCACCCCGCCCGCAGCACGCCGGTGCCCGACGACGTCCCGCGAGCGGGCGGCGTCGGGCACCGGGCGTGCCGTCAGGTCAGCGACCGGGCGGCGTCAGAACGACCAGCGCTGGGCCTCGGTCTGGTTGCAGGTCCAGAGCTGGACCTTCTGGCCGTCGCGGAGCGGCGCTCCGCCCTGGGCGTCGAGGCACTTGCCGGACTGCGGGTTGCGCAGGGCCTGGGTGCCGGCGTCGTACACCCACTTCTGGGCGCCCGTCCCGTTGCACGTGTAGATCCAGACGACGGTGCCGTCCGCCGTCCCGCTGCGCGCGACGTCGAGGCACTTGCCCAGCGCCCGCACGGTCCCGTCGGACCCGCGCGTCCACTGCTGCGCCGCGTTGCCGCTGCAGCTCGCGAGCTGGACCTGGTTGGTGTCGGTCGGGTCGGCCCACGGCACGTCGAGGCACAGCGCGGCGCCGGCGCGGATCGTCCCGGTGCCGGCCGGCAGGCCGCCGCCGGGGTTCGGCTGCTCGGTGCCGCCCCCGCTGTCGCCGAGGGGCGTCGCGGTGCCCGTGAACGGGTCGAGCTTGATGTACGCGGCGGCCGGGTTGCCGTCGTGGACGAGCGACTCGTGCGCGCCGACGTCGTCGAACGCGAACGCGTACGCCTTGCCGTTCGCCATCTGCTGGTGCGCGAGCTTGGCGTAGACGTTGGTCCGGGCGTCCTGGTAGAAGCCGGCGTTGCTCGCGTCGGGCTGGTTCGGGTTCGTCAGCGCCGTGGTGCGGACGAGCGCGGCGCACAGCGTGCGGGCGATGGGTCCGACGACGTGGTCGTTCGGCGCCTGGAGGTCCTTGTGGCACCCGTACACGCTCGACGCGTCGGGCTTCTTGAAGGCCGCGACCTCCTGCCCGGACCCGTTCCTGAACCGGAACCAGTCGCCGTCGACGCGGCCGCGGAACTGCGTCCCGGGCTCGTGGGAGAACGGCGTGACGACCATGTCGCGCGTGCGGTAGGAGTTCCACACCTCGGTGACGTACGAGTCGATCGACGCCGAGGAGATCTTGCCGACGTCGATCCCGTGCGACGGGTTGAGCGCGCGCAGGCGGCTCCCGTCGGGCGCGCGCTGCACGAGCCCGCCCCACCCCGCGCTCTCGAGGGCCGTGTAGAACGCCTCGTAGCCGTTCGGCTTGAGCATCCCCGTGCTGAGCACGTGCCCGTCGGACCGCTTCACCCCGACCTGGTACGGCGCGGACCAGTGGTCCACCTGCGTGCTGTTGATCCAGATGCCGCCGTCGTTGAGCGTGTACTCGGTCCAGTTGAAGAGGACGTTCCGGTTGGGGTCGGAGTCGTTCTGGACCGCGGGCTGGACGAGCCGGCCGTCCAGCACGATCTGGAACGTCATCTTCTGGCCGTACGAGTAGTAGACGCGCCCGGACAGCTTCGGGAGCTGGATGGTCACGGACTGGCCGGGCCCGGGGCCCGCGATGGACGCGTCCGGTGCCGGGACGGGCACGGGGCCGACCCCACCGGGCCACGGGTGGAACGTGCCGCCCGCGTCCGCCCAGCCGGCGACGCCGTCGCGCTCGCCGAGGACGTACAGGTAGATCGGCCCCTTGCCCGAGTCGTTGGTGATCGTGAGCGGGATGGTCGCCGGGACCGCGCTCGCGGGCGCCGCCGTACCGACGACCGCCCCGCCCACCGCGAGGACCGCCGCGCACAGCGCGGCCCACGCTCGTCTGCTTCTTCTCCGCCTGTCGAGAGTCATGCCGGGTCTGCTCCTTGGTCGGTTGCTCCGTCGAAACCGCACTCGCCGGACCGGCCCGGCGACAGCACCGCCACACGATGTGGGAGCGCTGCCACGACCGTAGCCGAGACCGCGCGGACACGCCAGGGAGCGCTCCCACGAGGCGGCCCGACCTTCACCGGCGGCGCCGTCGACACCGCCCTCGCCGACGCGTCCCGGCCAACGACCCGCTCCGACCCCGCCCGGCACCTAGACTCGAACGAGTGCAGTGCCACCACTACGACGCCGGCCGGTGCCGGTCGTGCAGCCTCCTCGAGCTCGCGTACCCGGCGCAGCTCACGGGCAAGCAGGAGCACTGCGCCGACCTCCTCGCACCGCTCGCGCCGGACCTGACCTGGCTGCCCACGGTCGAGTCGGCGGAGTCAGCCTTCCGCAACAAGGCGAAGATGGTCGTCACCGGCACGACGGACGCCCCCGTGCTCGGCATCCTCGGTGAGGGCGGCGGCGTCGACCTCACGGACTGCCCGCTCTACCCGCCCGCGCTCCAGGCGTCGTTCCCGGCGTTCGCGGAGCTCGTCACGCGCGCCCGGCTCGTCCCCTACGACGTGCGCGCGCGCCGCGGCGAGCTCAAGTACGTGCTCGTCACGCTCTCCCCCGACGGCGACCTCATGGCGCGGTTCGTCCTGCGGTCCACCGAGTCGCTGCCCCGGATCCGCAAGCACCTGCCGAGCCTGCTCGACGCGCTGCCGTCGCTCCGCGTCGTCTCCGCGAACCTGCACCCCGAGCACAAGGCCGTGGTCGAGGGCGAGACGGAGATCCTCCTCACCGACGCCGAGACCCTGCGCATGCGCGTCAACGGGATCGACCTGCACCTGCGCCCGCAGAGCTTCTTCCAGACCAACACCGACGTCGCCGCCGCCCTCTACCGCCAGGGCCGCGACTGGGTCGACGACGCCGCGCCCGCCACGGTCTGGGACCTCTACTGCGGGGTGGGCGGGTTCGCGCTGCACGTCGCCGGACCCGACCGGGACGTCGTCGGCGTCGAGACGAGCGCGGAGGCCGTCGCGAGCGCTCGCCTCACCGCGCGTGACGCGGGCCTCGACCGCACGACCTTCCTCGCGCAGGACGCGACGGCGTTCGCGCTCTCCCAGAAGGACGTGCCCGACCTCGTCGTCGTCAACCCACCGCGACGCGGCATCGGCGAGACGCTCAGCACGTGGCTCGAGGGGTCCGCCGTCGGGCACGTCGTCTACTCGAGCTGCAACGCGACGTCGCTCGCGCGCGACCTGGCCCTCATGCCCTCGCTCCGACCGCGAGAGGCACGCATGCTCGACATGTTCCCGCAGACGTCGCACTACGAGGTCGCGGTCCTGCTCGAGCGCGTCTGATTTCGGCGCTCGATCTCGGGGTCAGTGCTGCTCGCCGACGCGCCGCGCAGCCTCGACGGCCGAGGCCTCCAGCCGCTCCCGGTACGCAGCCCACTCGTCGTCGGCCAGGTCGGGGAGGTTGCCACGGTCGTCGCCCGCCTCGCCGTCGACGAGCTCGCGGACGATGTCGGCGTGACCGGCGTGGTGGGCGACCTCGTCGAGCACGTGCACGAGCGCGAGGAACAGCGTGATCTCCCGACGCTCCGGCGGCCACCACGGCACCTCGCCGCGCGCGTCGAGGTCGAGCGACGCGACGGTCGCGTCGCACAGCTCCGACGACCGGCGGAAGAGGTCGAGGATCTCCTCACGCGACTCGTCCGCCGTCGCCCACATGTCCGCGTTGACCTCCGCGTCGTCGGCGAACCAGGGCATCGCGAGGTCGTGCGTGCCGCCGAAGGCCTCGTGGAGGTAGCCGAGCTGCACGCTGCCCACGTGCTTCACGAGCCCGAGGAGGTTGGTGCCCGTCCGGGTGAGCGGACGACGCACGTCGTGCTCGCTCAGCCCTTCAGCCCTGCTCAGCAGCACCTCACGTTCGCGCGTGAGGTAACGCTGCAGCGTCGCCTTGGGGTCGAGGTCCGGAGGTGTCGTGGCGCCCATCTACCGGACGCTACTCCCGACCTCCGACGCCGGTGCCAGACTCGGCCCATGGCGACCGTGCACCCCGAGATCACCGACCGGCTGGCAGCGTTCGTCCTCGCGCAGCCGGTGTTCTTCGTCGGCACCGCGCCGCTCGCGGCGGACGGCCACGTCAACGTCTCGCCGAAGGGCATGGCCGGCACGTTCGTCGTGCTCGACCCGCACCGCGTCGCCTACCTCGACTACACAGGCTCCGGCGCCGAGACGGCTGCGCACCTGCGGGAGAACGGGCGGGTCGTCGTCATGTTCTGCGCGTTCGACGGGCCGCCGAACATCGTCCGGTTCCACGGCCGCGGCCGGTACGTCGAGACCGGCACGGCGGAGTTCGACGCGCTGCGCCCCGTGTTCGCCAAGGAGCGCGAGCTCGGGCAGCGCGGGATCGTCGTGGTCGACGTCGAGCGTGTCTCCGACTCGTGCGGGTGGTCGGTGCCGCACATGGAGTTCGTCGAGGACCGCGACGTCCTCGACCGGTCGCACGAGCGCCGCACGCCGGAGTACTTCGACACGTACTGGCGCGATCGCAACGCCGAGAGCCTCGACGGCCTCCCGGCGATCGGCGACCCCGCCGATCCTGTCGGCACCTCGTCGCGGTCGAGCGCGACACCTCGCTGACCACTCGACGCCCCCGCGCCCTGTCAGCGGGTCGTCGAGGCCGGCGCGAGGAGGCGCTGACAGTTCTCGGGCGCGTCACGTCCCGGGTGCCGTCGCGTCGAGGTAGGCCCGGCCGCGCGGGGAGAGGCGGTAGCCGACGTCGAGGCTCTCGGTGAGGCCGAGCTCCTTGAGCCGGCGCACGCGCACCTTGAAGTCGTCGCGCGCCATCCCCAGACCGGCGGCGAGCTCGCGCGCGACGACGCCCTCGTTCGCGGCGACCAGCTCCAGGTATTGCCGCGTCCACGGCGCCGCGGCGGCGCGGTCCTTGCGGTCCAGGGCAGCGCGGATCTGCTCGACGGCGGCCGCGGCCAGGTGGGCGTCCTCGCGCAGTGCGACACGCGGGTCGGGCCCCGCGAGGCGGATGCCCACGCGGTAGAGGTCGCCCTCGCGGCCCGCGCCCCGGGTGAGCACCTCGGCGGGCGAGGCCATGCCCGCGAGCCGCGCCTCGTCGTCGGACACCAGCGGCTCGCCGTCCGGACCGTCCGGGACGCGCTCCACCGACGTCACCTCGACGACACCGACGCGGGTCCGCTGGAGCGTCCCGACCTTCACGCGCGCCGTCGTCCAGCGGCGGAACGCGAGCGTCACCGTCCCGTCCTGGAGGCCACGCTGGGTGCGGGCGTCGAGCAGCACGCCTTCGAGCGTACGACGGCGCGGCCCTGGCCTCGCGAGGAAGGGCCCCGACCATGACCAGGGTTCCACCTCACGCAACCAGGGTTCCACCTCACGCAACCAGGGTTCCACCTCACGCAACCAGGGTTCTACCTCGGCCGACCAGGGTTCTACCTCGGGAGGCCGGAACCAGGTCGGGACAGGGCCGGGTCAGGCCAGCTCGGGGCGGCGCGCGACCGTGAGGACGTGGGTGTCGGGCCAGTCGACGGGCTCGCCGGTCGTGGCGTCGTGCAGCGCCGCGACGGGCGCGAGGGCGTGCTCCACGACCCATTCGTTGCGCCACGCACCGCTGCCGGGCTCGAGCTCGAAGCCGGCGTCCGCGAGCAGGTCGGCCCAGCGTGGACCGCTGAGGTCGCAGAACCGCTCGTGGCACTCGGACAGCCAGTTGTCGACGTAGTCCTTGCGCGTGAGGAACTCCATCGCCTCGCGCAGAGTGAGCCGCCACGACCCGGGGCCGAGCTGCTCGGGCGCGAACGCGGCGCCGGACAGGCGCGGGAAGTCGTGCGCGAACTGGACCAGGCGCGCGTCGGTGGACAACGCCCCGACCCACGCGGCGACGTCCGCGCGCGCGAGGTCGTCCAGGTCCCCCCGCGCCCCGCCGGGCCCGTTCCCGGTCGCGGCGTCGCCGTCGTCGGTCCGCAGCGTGAGCACGACGACGCGGTCCGGCTCGGCGGGACCGCACACGTCGGAGTTGATCCACACGCCCCCGGGTCGCGTGTGGGCGTGGACGCGGCGCGCGAACGTCTCGACGTCGCGCACGCCGTCGCCGTACGACGAGATCTCGTGCGTGAGCGCGATCGTCAGGGTGGTGTCGACGCTCGCGTCGGGCATCACGGACCGGTCGAGGATGTTGGCCTGCACGAACCACACGTGGGAGTTCGCGAACGCCCCCTGCGCTTTTTTGTGCTCCGCCTCGGCGACGAGGTGCCGCGCGACGTCGACCCCGAACAGGTCGGACTCGTGCAGGCGCGGCTCGCGCGCGACGTGCTCGAGGAGGCCGCCGGTCGCGCACCCGATGTCGACGATCCGCCCCGGGCGCACGTGCTGCGCCACCTGCGCCCACTTGCGCGCCGAGGCGTCCTCGAACGCGGCGGCGTACGTGCGGTAGTCGCGCGTCGAGGTGAGGTCGCCGTCGCCCGAGACGACGGGGTCGGCGAAGATGCGCCGCACGTCGTCGACGAACCGGTAGCGCGCGAAGAACTCCGGCACGGCAGGGTGCGCGACGTCCCGCCAGCGGTCGTCGCCCGCCGCGATCTGCTCGACGACGTCCCACGGTCGGGCGGGTGCCTCGCCTCCGGGCTCGGTGGCGTCGAGCTCGACGCCCGCGACCCGGTAACCGAGGGCGCGGTACGCGTCGACGAGCGCGGGGGTCGAGCACGCGACCACGGTGTCGGCGGGGTCGGGCGCGACGCCCGTCGCCGTCGCGACGCTCGTCACGACGAGCCGCGCGAACCGGTCGTCGGGCGCGACGTCTGGCACGGGCACGACGACGGACGCGAGCCCCTCGCGGGTCGTCACGTTCTCGATCAGCGCCTCGCGGCGGTGGCCGGGCAGCGGGTTGCGCCGCGTGCCCGCGTGGTTCGCGGAGGTGACGACCCAGACGACCTCGACGTCGGGCGCGCACCGCACGCGGCGCCCGTCGAGGTCGCGCACGAGCCCGGCGCGCAGCGCACGCAGGTAGTCGACCTGGTAGCGCGTGACGACGTGGTGACGGCCCGGGAAGAGGACGCGGCGGACGGTCTCACCGTCGGACGAAGTGTGCACCCGCACACGGTGCGGGGCGGCGCCGCCCCGGCGCAACCCGTCTCGGCCCGCGGTCAGGCGCGTCCGGGCGTCCGGCGCTTCCGGGGCGTGTTCGCTCTCCGTGAAGGGCGCGAAGGAGAAACCGCTGATCTCCGCGGTGCGCGACCCCGGGACCGGCCTCGGGAGCCAGGTCCGGGCGCGTCCCCGCGAGCGCCGTCCGGGGGACGTATGGGACCGTGTTCGCGATGTTCTGGATCGTGGCAGGGGCTGTGCTCGTCGTGTCCGGCCTCGCGATCGCCGCGACGGCCGCCCGAGGCGCGCGCCGGGTCGGGTCGACGGGTGCGAACGGGCTGGCGATCGCGGTCGGCGGAGGCCTCGTCGTCTGGGGTGCCATCGCGCTCACCGCCGGGCTGCTCACCCAGGACTGAGCGGACCGTCGTCGAGCAGGACGCGCCCGACGTCCTCGGTGCGCTCCCCAGCGACCTCCCGGCGGCGACGGCCGACGACCGGCCCGCGCCCTGAGGACCTTCGGCGCGTCCCGGCTCGGCCGGCCCGGCCTAGCGTGGACGCACGGCCGGTCGCCCTGGACTCGCCGACGACTCCCGGGACGCCCGACCGTCGCGCACCGACCGGTGCGCGCGGCCCGACGGACGAGGTGAGCACGATGAAGGCGGCGCGGTACCACGGCAAGGAAGACCTCCGGATCGAGGACGTCCCGGAGCCCGAGACCCGGCCGGGGACGGTGAAGATCCGGCCGGCGTGGACGGGGATCTGCGGGTCCGACCTGCACCTGTACCTCGAAGGCCCGTTCCCTCCCGCGCCGTCCGAGACCCAGCCGCACCCGATGTCGGGCGAGACGCTGCCCGTCGTGTTCGGGCACGAGTTCTCCGGGGTCGTCGAGGAGCTCGGTGAGGGCGTCGAGGGACTCGCGGTCGGGGACGCGGTCGTCGTGGAGCCGTTCATGGTGTGCGGCGAGTGCCCGCCGTGCCGCGACGGCCTCTACAACGCGTGCGTGAAGATGGGGTTCATCGGCATCTCCGGGAGCGGCGGCGGGCTGTCCGAGCAC
This region includes:
- the rlmC gene encoding 23S rRNA (uracil(747)-C(5))-methyltransferase RlmC, which gives rise to MQCHHYDAGRCRSCSLLELAYPAQLTGKQEHCADLLAPLAPDLTWLPTVESAESAFRNKAKMVVTGTTDAPVLGILGEGGGVDLTDCPLYPPALQASFPAFAELVTRARLVPYDVRARRGELKYVLVTLSPDGDLMARFVLRSTESLPRIRKHLPSLLDALPSLRVVSANLHPEHKAVVEGETEILLTDAETLRMRVNGIDLHLRPQSFFQTNTDVAAALYRQGRDWVDDAAPATVWDLYCGVGGFALHVAGPDRDVVGVETSAEAVASARLTARDAGLDRTTFLAQDATAFALSQKDVPDLVVVNPPRRGIGETLSTWLEGSAVGHVVYSSCNATSLARDLALMPSLRPREARMLDMFPQTSHYEVAVLLERV
- a CDS encoding DUF4287 domain-containing protein gives rise to the protein MSFQAYLDAVEDKTGLTPRQLVDLAHERGFDGSTKATPILEWLQTDYGIGRGHGMAMVHVITKGPQISSKHVGSDGTHRDESDTLWLDGKATRPA
- a CDS encoding class I SAM-dependent methyltransferase — protein: MHTSSDGETVRRVLFPGRHHVVTRYQVDYLRALRAGLVRDLDGRRVRCAPDVEVVWVVTSANHAGTRRNPLPGHRREALIENVTTREGLASVVVPVPDVAPDDRFARLVVTSVATATGVAPDPADTVVACSTPALVDAYRALGYRVAGVELDATEPGGEAPARPWDVVEQIAAGDDRWRDVAHPAVPEFFARYRFVDDVRRIFADPVVSGDGDLTSTRDYRTYAAAFEDASARKWAQVAQHVRPGRIVDIGCATGGLLEHVAREPRLHESDLFGVDVARHLVAEAEHKKAQGAFANSHVWFVQANILDRSVMPDASVDTTLTIALTHEISSYGDGVRDVETFARRVHAHTRPGGVWINSDVCGPAEPDRVVVLTLRTDDGDAATGNGPGGARGDLDDLARADVAAWVGALSTDARLVQFAHDFPRLSGAAFAPEQLGPGSWRLTLREAMEFLTRKDYVDNWLSECHERFCDLSGPRWADLLADAGFELEPGSGAWRNEWVVEHALAPVAALHDATTGEPVDWPDTHVLTVARRPELA
- a CDS encoding HesB/IscA family protein codes for the protein MLTLTDNARTAVHDLQTQAGVPEGGGLRIAESADQAGSFELALVPAPQPDDTVVEDGEAKVFVESATAPTLSNLTLDTDPNAQGPAFVLTPQG
- a CDS encoding pyridoxamine 5'-phosphate oxidase family protein — protein: MATVHPEITDRLAAFVLAQPVFFVGTAPLAADGHVNVSPKGMAGTFVVLDPHRVAYLDYTGSGAETAAHLRENGRVVVMFCAFDGPPNIVRFHGRGRYVETGTAEFDALRPVFAKERELGQRGIVVVDVERVSDSCGWSVPHMEFVEDRDVLDRSHERRTPEYFDTYWRDRNAESLDGLPAIGDPADPVGTSSRSSATPR
- a CDS encoding three-helix bundle dimerization domain-containing protein, translating into MAIEDEDREIDVVVERISARFPDVPVDDVRDHVLAELGRYQTAHVRDFVPVLVENAVSDVLRSGNRPPRPARRTPRPDR
- a CDS encoding M50 family metallopeptidase, coding for MGDVVGQVWEAATTPVAPPSTAVVVAMGALALAVVLVTPVWRVARHVVTIAHEASHALAALLTGRRLSGIRLHSDTSGLTVSSGRPRGFGMILTAFMGYVGPGLIGLGAAALLRQGYAVGLLWLLVVLLALMLLQIRNWFGLWSVLVTGAALVGVSWWATPTVQSAVAYAVTWFLLLGAVRPVLELQSERSRGRAATSDADILARLTRVPGLFWVGVFLVVTIGAAVLGGSWIVGPAA
- a CDS encoding glycoside hydrolase family 64 protein — translated: MTLDRRRRSRRAWAALCAAVLAVGGAVVGTAAPASAVPATIPLTITNDSGKGPIYLYVLGERDGVAGWADAGGTFHPWPGGVGPVPVPAPDASIAGPGPGQSVTIQLPKLSGRVYYSYGQKMTFQIVLDGRLVQPAVQNDSDPNRNVLFNWTEYTLNDGGIWINSTQVDHWSAPYQVGVKRSDGHVLSTGMLKPNGYEAFYTALESAGWGGLVQRAPDGSRLRALNPSHGIDVGKISSASIDSYVTEVWNSYRTRDMVVTPFSHEPGTQFRGRVDGDWFRFRNGSGQEVAAFKKPDASSVYGCHKDLQAPNDHVVGPIARTLCAALVRTTALTNPNQPDASNAGFYQDARTNVYAKLAHQQMANGKAYAFAFDDVGAHESLVHDGNPAAAYIKLDPFTGTATPLGDSGGGTEQPNPGGGLPAGTGTIRAGAALCLDVPWADPTDTNQVQLASCSGNAAQQWTRGSDGTVRALGKCLDVARSGTADGTVVWIYTCNGTGAQKWVYDAGTQALRNPQSGKCLDAQGGAPLRDGQKVQLWTCNQTEAQRWSF
- a CDS encoding DinB family protein, with product MGATTPPDLDPKATLQRYLTREREVLLSRAEGLSEHDVRRPLTRTGTNLLGLVKHVGSVQLGYLHEAFGGTHDLAMPWFADDAEVNADMWATADESREEILDLFRRSSELCDATVASLDLDARGEVPWWPPERREITLFLALVHVLDEVAHHAGHADIVRELVDGEAGDDRGNLPDLADDEWAAYRERLEASAVEAARRVGEQH